One Micromonospora sp. WMMD812 genomic window carries:
- a CDS encoding carboxyl transferase domain-containing protein — protein sequence MFSRIAIVNRGEAAMRLIHAVRELNAETGVAPIETVALYTEAERSATFVREADDSYCLGPASVRPYLDHRILERALVETRADAAWVGWGFVAEDPAFAELCEKVGVTFIGPSAEAMRTLGDKIGAKLIAEEVGVPVAPWSRGAVESLDAAKRAAATIGYPLMLKATAGGGGRGIRVVRSDDELTEAYERTSLEAERAFGSGIVFLERLVTGARHVEVQVIADGQGTAWALGVRDCSVQRRNQKVIEESSSPVLSPEQARELKAAAERLALAVNYCGAGTVEFLYHPGDKLFAFLEVNTRLQVEHPITEATTDFDLVKAQLHVAAGGRLGDLVPTEAGHAVEARLNAEDPDRDFAPSPGRIVRLALPSGPGIRVDTGVSEGDLIPADFDSMIAKIIAYGRTRDEALGRLRRAVAETTVIIEGGATNKSFLLDLLDQPEVIDASADTGWIDRVRAEGRLVSSRHSGIALAAAAIEAYEDEALVERQRLLSTAHGGRPQVQHESGRPIDLKLRGASYRVTVAQTGPHRFRVCVGAEPAVDVELERFDEHTGRILVNGRRFRLVTDTHGPIHLVEVDGVTHRVSHDEGGVLRSPAPALVVATPLEAGDEVEAGAPVLVLESMKMETVLRAPFKAKLRERLVSVGSQVETGAPLLRLEPIGEQTAGEATETEAVDLELPPEPTGLSAEARVARGIADLRSLLLGYDLDPRDERWALSQYLTARAELGRRPLEEEVELLQVFADLSELSRNRPAGEETKADTRVHSPREYFHTYLQSLDVERAALSDTFRSRLARVLAHYGVDDFERTPALEEAVFRIFLAQQRASTDVSVIVTFLQQWLTEPLPGDGLRELVGQALEHLIFATQLRFPVVGDLARSIVFRWAAQPMLRRKRAEVYAGVRHHLRHLDENPGANDRAERIAKMVASPEPLVRLLGQRIGRPGADHGPMLEVLSRRYYGNRGASDARCVEVAGQSFFTAGYDRDGERFRLVAAATDFAEVPATLQRIAGLSDADSVADVYLTWTDQPDVDTMAETLREIVDRAGLLGVLQRVTMSVAGRNGTEMHHHFTFRAGLGEDRVIRGLHPLIAQRLQLPRLRNFDLTRLPSADEEVYVFHCVSPDNPTDERLAAMAQVRDLTPLRDADGRILALPAAEGALDACLDAIRKVQAQRPARKRFDTNRITIYVWPPSELTVEELNAVAQRVLPRTAGAGLEEVLFLGRQRDESTGELIDIAAQISYDTGMRVSVAQPTAEPIQPLDDYRQKVLAARRRGTTYPYELTGMLAGQGGSFVEYDLDDAGELTPVERPKGQNKAGIVAGVVSTPTERYPEGVTRVVLLGDPTRALGALSEPECTRVIAALDLAERMRVPVDWFALSAGARISMSSGTENMDWVAAALKRIVEFTQGGGEINIVVAGITVGAQPYWNAEATMLMHTKGILVMTPDSAMVLTGKQSLDFSGGVSAEDNFGIGGYDRVMGPNGQAQYWAPDLRGARNVLMAHYDHAYIAPGETRPRRAVTSDPVDRDISAYPHAMPDSDFTTVGEIFSRERNPDRKKAFDIRTVMRALADQDHAILERWAGMADAETAVVQDVHLGGIPVCLLGIESRSVPRRGFPPTDGPDTYTAGTLFPRSSKKAARAINAASGNRPLVVLANLSGFDGSPESMRQLQLEYGAEIGRAIVNFQGPIVFCVISRYHGGAFVVFSKALNPNMTVLALEGSFASVLGGAPAAAVVFAGDVDARTAKDPRVAELQARVAAATGGERAALVTQLMDVRATVRAEKLGEVAAEFDGVHSIQRAVDVGSVDAIVRPEELRPQIIAAVERGLANA from the coding sequence GTGTTCAGCCGCATCGCCATCGTCAACCGGGGAGAGGCCGCCATGCGGCTGATCCACGCTGTCCGCGAGCTCAATGCCGAGACCGGGGTCGCGCCGATCGAGACCGTCGCGCTTTACACCGAGGCCGAGCGCAGTGCCACCTTCGTCCGCGAGGCGGACGACAGCTACTGCCTCGGGCCCGCGTCGGTGCGTCCGTACCTGGACCACCGCATCCTGGAGCGTGCGCTGGTCGAGACCCGTGCGGACGCGGCATGGGTGGGCTGGGGCTTCGTCGCGGAAGACCCGGCCTTCGCCGAGCTGTGCGAGAAGGTCGGTGTCACCTTCATCGGGCCGAGCGCCGAAGCGATGCGCACGCTCGGTGACAAGATCGGCGCGAAGCTGATCGCCGAGGAGGTCGGCGTCCCGGTGGCGCCGTGGAGCCGCGGCGCCGTGGAGAGCCTGGACGCGGCCAAGCGCGCGGCGGCCACGATCGGCTACCCGTTGATGCTCAAGGCGACCGCGGGCGGTGGCGGCCGGGGCATCCGGGTCGTTCGCAGCGACGACGAGCTCACCGAGGCCTACGAACGCACCAGCCTGGAGGCCGAGCGCGCGTTCGGCAGCGGCATCGTGTTCCTGGAGCGCCTGGTGACCGGCGCGCGGCACGTCGAGGTGCAGGTGATCGCCGACGGCCAGGGCACCGCGTGGGCACTCGGCGTGCGGGACTGTTCGGTGCAGCGCCGCAACCAGAAGGTCATCGAGGAGTCTTCCTCCCCCGTGCTCTCCCCCGAACAGGCGCGCGAGCTGAAGGCAGCGGCCGAGCGGCTCGCGCTGGCGGTGAACTACTGCGGCGCGGGCACCGTCGAGTTCCTGTACCACCCGGGCGACAAGCTCTTCGCCTTCCTCGAGGTCAACACCCGGCTGCAGGTCGAGCACCCGATCACCGAGGCCACCACCGACTTCGACCTGGTCAAGGCCCAGCTGCACGTGGCCGCCGGCGGTCGGCTCGGCGACCTGGTCCCGACCGAGGCCGGACATGCCGTCGAGGCCAGACTCAACGCCGAGGACCCCGACCGCGACTTCGCACCGTCGCCCGGTCGGATCGTCCGGCTGGCACTGCCCAGCGGCCCGGGCATCCGGGTCGACACCGGGGTCAGCGAGGGCGACCTGATCCCGGCCGACTTCGACTCGATGATCGCCAAGATCATCGCGTACGGCCGCACCCGCGACGAGGCACTCGGTCGGCTGCGCCGCGCGGTCGCCGAGACCACGGTGATCATCGAGGGCGGCGCCACCAACAAGAGCTTCCTGCTCGACCTGCTCGACCAGCCCGAGGTGATCGACGCCAGCGCGGACACCGGCTGGATCGACCGGGTCCGCGCAGAGGGCCGCCTGGTCTCCAGCCGGCACTCCGGCATCGCGCTGGCCGCGGCCGCGATCGAGGCGTACGAGGACGAGGCTCTCGTCGAGCGGCAGCGGCTGCTGTCGACCGCGCACGGCGGCCGCCCGCAGGTCCAGCACGAGAGCGGCCGGCCGATCGACCTCAAGCTGCGCGGCGCGAGCTACCGGGTCACCGTCGCGCAGACCGGGCCGCACCGGTTCCGCGTCTGCGTCGGCGCCGAGCCCGCGGTGGACGTCGAGCTGGAGCGGTTCGACGAGCACACCGGCCGGATCCTGGTCAACGGTCGACGGTTCCGGCTCGTCACCGACACGCACGGGCCCATCCACCTGGTCGAGGTCGACGGCGTCACGCACCGCGTCAGCCACGACGAGGGCGGCGTGCTGCGCTCCCCCGCGCCCGCGCTGGTCGTCGCGACCCCGCTCGAGGCGGGGGACGAGGTCGAGGCGGGCGCGCCCGTGCTCGTCCTGGAGAGCATGAAGATGGAGACCGTGCTGCGCGCGCCCTTCAAGGCGAAGCTGCGCGAACGTCTGGTCTCCGTCGGCAGCCAGGTGGAGACGGGCGCGCCGCTGCTGCGCCTGGAACCGATCGGTGAGCAGACCGCGGGTGAGGCCACCGAGACCGAGGCCGTCGACCTGGAGCTGCCGCCCGAGCCGACCGGCCTGTCCGCCGAGGCCCGCGTCGCACGCGGCATCGCCGACCTGCGCAGCCTGCTGCTCGGCTACGACCTCGACCCGCGCGACGAGCGCTGGGCGCTGTCCCAGTACCTGACCGCACGAGCCGAGCTCGGCCGTCGGCCGCTCGAGGAAGAGGTCGAGCTGCTGCAGGTGTTCGCCGACCTGTCCGAACTCAGCCGCAACCGGCCGGCCGGCGAGGAGACCAAGGCCGACACCCGGGTCCACAGTCCGCGCGAGTACTTCCACACCTACCTGCAGAGCCTCGACGTCGAGCGCGCCGCGTTGTCGGACACCTTCCGCAGTCGGCTCGCCCGGGTGCTCGCCCACTACGGTGTCGACGACTTCGAGCGCACCCCCGCGCTGGAAGAGGCCGTGTTCCGGATCTTCCTGGCGCAGCAACGGGCGTCGACCGACGTGTCGGTGATCGTCACGTTCCTGCAGCAGTGGCTGACCGAGCCGCTGCCCGGCGACGGGCTGCGCGAGCTGGTCGGCCAGGCACTGGAGCACCTGATCTTCGCCACCCAGCTCCGGTTCCCGGTGGTCGGCGACCTGGCGCGCAGCATCGTGTTCCGCTGGGCCGCCCAGCCGATGCTGCGCCGCAAGCGGGCCGAGGTGTACGCGGGCGTCCGGCACCACCTCCGCCACCTCGACGAGAACCCCGGTGCGAACGACCGCGCCGAGCGGATCGCGAAGATGGTCGCCTCGCCCGAGCCGCTGGTCCGGCTGCTCGGTCAGCGCATCGGCAGGCCCGGCGCCGACCACGGCCCGATGTTGGAGGTGCTCAGCCGCCGCTACTACGGCAACCGCGGCGCGAGCGACGCGCGCTGCGTCGAGGTGGCCGGGCAGTCGTTCTTCACCGCCGGATACGACCGCGACGGCGAGCGCTTCCGGCTGGTCGCGGCGGCCACGGACTTCGCCGAGGTGCCCGCGACGCTGCAGCGGATCGCCGGCCTGTCCGATGCGGACTCCGTCGCCGACGTGTATCTGACCTGGACCGACCAGCCCGACGTGGACACGATGGCCGAGACCCTGCGGGAGATCGTCGACCGCGCCGGCCTGCTGGGCGTGCTTCAGCGCGTGACGATGTCGGTGGCCGGTCGCAACGGCACGGAGATGCACCACCACTTCACGTTCCGGGCCGGGCTGGGCGAGGACCGGGTCATCCGCGGGCTGCACCCGTTGATCGCCCAGCGCCTGCAGCTGCCGCGGCTGCGAAACTTCGACCTGACCCGGCTGCCGTCGGCGGACGAAGAGGTCTACGTCTTCCACTGCGTCAGCCCCGACAACCCGACCGATGAGCGGCTGGCGGCGATGGCCCAGGTCCGCGACCTGACCCCGCTGCGCGACGCCGACGGCCGGATCCTCGCGCTGCCCGCGGCCGAGGGCGCCCTGGACGCGTGTCTCGACGCGATCCGCAAGGTTCAGGCGCAACGGCCCGCGAGGAAGCGGTTCGACACCAACCGGATCACCATCTACGTCTGGCCGCCCAGCGAGCTGACCGTCGAGGAGCTCAACGCCGTCGCCCAGCGCGTGCTGCCGCGAACGGCCGGCGCCGGTCTGGAGGAGGTCCTGTTCCTCGGCCGCCAGCGCGACGAGTCCACCGGCGAGCTGATCGACATCGCAGCCCAGATCTCCTACGACACCGGGATGCGGGTGTCGGTCGCCCAGCCGACGGCCGAGCCGATCCAGCCGCTCGACGACTACCGGCAGAAGGTGCTCGCGGCGCGGCGGCGCGGCACGACGTACCCGTACGAGCTGACCGGGATGCTGGCCGGCCAGGGCGGCAGCTTCGTCGAGTACGACCTGGACGACGCCGGTGAGCTGACCCCGGTGGAGCGCCCGAAGGGGCAGAACAAGGCGGGCATCGTCGCCGGCGTGGTGAGCACGCCGACCGAGCGATATCCCGAGGGCGTCACCCGGGTGGTGCTGCTCGGCGACCCGACCAGGGCGCTGGGCGCGTTGTCCGAGCCCGAGTGCACGCGGGTGATCGCCGCGCTCGACCTCGCCGAGCGGATGCGCGTACCGGTCGACTGGTTCGCGCTGTCGGCGGGCGCGCGGATCTCGATGAGCTCGGGCACCGAGAACATGGACTGGGTGGCCGCCGCGCTCAAGCGGATCGTGGAGTTCACCCAGGGCGGCGGCGAGATCAACATCGTGGTCGCCGGGATCACCGTGGGCGCCCAGCCGTACTGGAACGCCGAGGCCACGATGCTCATGCACACCAAGGGCATCCTGGTGATGACCCCGGACTCGGCGATGGTGCTGACCGGCAAGCAGTCGCTGGACTTCTCCGGTGGGGTGTCGGCCGAGGACAACTTCGGAATCGGCGGCTACGACCGGGTGATGGGCCCGAACGGGCAGGCCCAGTACTGGGCGCCGGACCTGCGCGGCGCCCGCAACGTGCTGATGGCCCACTACGACCACGCCTACATCGCGCCCGGCGAGACCCGGCCGCGCCGGGCGGTCACCTCCGACCCGGTCGACCGCGACATCTCCGCCTACCCGCACGCGATGCCGGACAGCGACTTCACCACCGTCGGCGAGATCTTCTCCCGGGAGCGCAACCCCGACCGTAAGAAGGCCTTCGACATCCGTACCGTGATGCGGGCGCTGGCCGACCAGGACCACGCGATCCTGGAACGCTGGGCGGGCATGGCCGACGCCGAGACGGCGGTCGTGCAGGACGTGCACCTCGGCGGCATCCCGGTGTGCCTGCTCGGCATCGAGTCCCGGTCCGTGCCGCGGCGCGGCTTCCCGCCCACCGACGGTCCGGACACCTACACCGCGGGCACGCTGTTCCCGCGCTCGTCCAAGAAGGCCGCGCGGGCGATCAACGCGGCCAGCGGCAACCGGCCGCTGGTCGTGCTGGCGAACCTGTCCGGGTTCGACGGCTCGCCGGAGTCGATGCGGCAGTTGCAGCTCGAGTACGGCGCGGAGATCGGCCGGGCGATCGTGAACTTCCAGGGGCCGATCGTGTTCTGCGTGATCTCGCGGTATCACGGCGGCGCGTTCGTGGTGTTCTCCAAGGCGCTCAACCCGAACATGACGGTCCTCGCCCTGGAGGGCTCGTTCGCCTCCGTTCTCGGCGGGGCGCCCGCCGCGGCCGTGGTGTTCGCCGGCGACGTCGACGCCCGCACGGCGAAGGACCCGCGCGTGGCCGAGCTGCAGGCCCGCGTGGCCGCGGCCACCGGTGGGGAGCGAGCGGCCCTGGTCACGCAGCTCATGGACGTCCGGGCCACGGTCCGAGCGGAGAAGCTGGGCGAGGTGGCCGCCGAGTTCGACGGCGTGCACAGCATCCAGCGCGCGGTCGACGTCGGCTCCGTCGACGCCATCGTCCGGCCCGAGGAGCTGCGCCCGCAGATCATCGCGGCCGTCGAGCGCGGCCTGGCGAACGCGTAG